Proteins co-encoded in one Ziziphus jujuba cultivar Dongzao chromosome 9, ASM3175591v1 genomic window:
- the LOC107427207 gene encoding isocitrate dehydrogenase [NAD] regulatory subunit 1, mitochondrial isoform X1 has product MARRALPIFKQLTCRSSPTSFAVKPDPNTRFVTYMPRPGDGAPRPVTLIPGDGIGPLVTNAVEQVMEAMHAPVYFERYDVHGDMQRVPPEVLDSIRKNKVCLKGGLRTPVGGGVNSLNVQLRKELDLYASLVNCFNLPGLPTRHENVDIVVIRENTEGEYSGLEHEVVPGVVESLKVITKFCSERIAKYAFEYAYLNNRKKVTAVHKANIMKLADGLFLESCREVATKYPSIKYNEIIVDNCCMQLVSKPEQFDVMVTPNLYGNLVANTAAGIAGGTGVMPGGNVGADHAVFEQGASAGNVGNEKITDQKKANPVALLLSSAMMLRHLQFPSFADRLETAVKRVISEGKHRTKDLGGGSTTQEVVDAVIANLD; this is encoded by the exons ATGGCCCGTCGAGCCCTTCCGATCTTCAAACAACTCACTTGCCGTTCCTCACCGACGTCCTTCGCTGTAAAACCGGACCCGAACACCCGATTCGTCACGTACATGCCTCGGCCCGGGGACGGAGCTCCACGCCCCGTGACCCTAATCCCTGGAGACGGAATCGGGCCGCTGGTGACCAACGCGGTGGAGCAAGTGATGGAGGCGATGCACGCGCCGGTTTACTTCGAGCGGTACGATGTCCATGGCGATATGCAGCGGGTCCCGCCGGAGGTCCTGGATTCGATCCGGAAGAACAAGGTGTGCCTGAAGGGAGGGCTGAGGACTCCGGTGGGCGGTGGTGTGAACTCGCTCAACGTGCAGCTGAGGAAGGAGCTCGACTTGTACGCTTCGCTGGTCAATTGTTTCAACCTTCCCGGTTTGCCCACGCGCCATGAGAACGTGGATATCGTGGTGATCAGGGAGAACACTGAGGGAGAGTATTCGGGACTCGAGCACGAGGTCGTTCCCGGCGTCGTTGAGAGCCTTAAG GTGATTACAAAGTTCTGCTCAGAGCGTATAGCAAAATATGCCTTTGAGTATGCCTACCTTAATAACAGGAAAAAGGTTACGGCTGTGCACAAAGCCAACATTATGAAACTTGCAGATGGTTTGTTTTTAGAATCTTGCCGGGAGGTTGCAACAAAATATCCCAGTATCAAGTACAACGAGATTATTGTAGACAATTGTTGCATGCAACTTGTATCGAAGCCTGAGCAATTTGACGTCATG GTGACTCCTAACCTTTATGGCAATCTAGTTGCAAATACAGCAGCCGGTATTGCTGGAGGAACTGGTGTCATGCCAGGAG GTAATGTGGGAGCTGATCATGCTGTGTTTGAGCAAGGTGCTTCTGCAGGAAATGTGGGAAACGAAAAGATAACAGATCAAAAGAAGGCAAATCCTGTGGCTTTACTCCTCTCTTCAGCCATGATGCTACGGCATCTCCAGTTTCCTTCATTTGCTGATCGACTTGAAACAGCGGTAAAACGTGTGATCTCCGAGGGCAAACACCGGACAAAGGATCTTGGTGGTGGCAGCACTACCCAAGAGGTTGTTGATGCTGTGATTGCTAATCTCGACTGA
- the LOC107427207 gene encoding isocitrate dehydrogenase [NAD] regulatory subunit 1, mitochondrial isoform X2, translated as MARRALPIFKQLTCRSSPTSFAVKPDPNTRFVTYMPRPGDGAPRPVTLIPGDGIGPLVTNAVEQVMEAMHAPVYFERYDVHGDMQRVPPEVLDSIRKNKVCLKGGLRTPVGGGVNSLNVQLRKELDLYASLVNCFNLPGLPTRHENVDIVVIRENTEGEYSGLEHEVVPGVVESLKFCSERIAKYAFEYAYLNNRKKVTAVHKANIMKLADGLFLESCREVATKYPSIKYNEIIVDNCCMQLVSKPEQFDVMVTPNLYGNLVANTAAGIAGGTGVMPGGNVGADHAVFEQGASAGNVGNEKITDQKKANPVALLLSSAMMLRHLQFPSFADRLETAVKRVISEGKHRTKDLGGGSTTQEVVDAVIANLD; from the exons ATGGCCCGTCGAGCCCTTCCGATCTTCAAACAACTCACTTGCCGTTCCTCACCGACGTCCTTCGCTGTAAAACCGGACCCGAACACCCGATTCGTCACGTACATGCCTCGGCCCGGGGACGGAGCTCCACGCCCCGTGACCCTAATCCCTGGAGACGGAATCGGGCCGCTGGTGACCAACGCGGTGGAGCAAGTGATGGAGGCGATGCACGCGCCGGTTTACTTCGAGCGGTACGATGTCCATGGCGATATGCAGCGGGTCCCGCCGGAGGTCCTGGATTCGATCCGGAAGAACAAGGTGTGCCTGAAGGGAGGGCTGAGGACTCCGGTGGGCGGTGGTGTGAACTCGCTCAACGTGCAGCTGAGGAAGGAGCTCGACTTGTACGCTTCGCTGGTCAATTGTTTCAACCTTCCCGGTTTGCCCACGCGCCATGAGAACGTGGATATCGTGGTGATCAGGGAGAACACTGAGGGAGAGTATTCGGGACTCGAGCACGAGGTCGTTCCCGGCGTCGTTGAGAGCCTTAAG TTCTGCTCAGAGCGTATAGCAAAATATGCCTTTGAGTATGCCTACCTTAATAACAGGAAAAAGGTTACGGCTGTGCACAAAGCCAACATTATGAAACTTGCAGATGGTTTGTTTTTAGAATCTTGCCGGGAGGTTGCAACAAAATATCCCAGTATCAAGTACAACGAGATTATTGTAGACAATTGTTGCATGCAACTTGTATCGAAGCCTGAGCAATTTGACGTCATG GTGACTCCTAACCTTTATGGCAATCTAGTTGCAAATACAGCAGCCGGTATTGCTGGAGGAACTGGTGTCATGCCAGGAG GTAATGTGGGAGCTGATCATGCTGTGTTTGAGCAAGGTGCTTCTGCAGGAAATGTGGGAAACGAAAAGATAACAGATCAAAAGAAGGCAAATCCTGTGGCTTTACTCCTCTCTTCAGCCATGATGCTACGGCATCTCCAGTTTCCTTCATTTGCTGATCGACTTGAAACAGCGGTAAAACGTGTGATCTCCGAGGGCAAACACCGGACAAAGGATCTTGGTGGTGGCAGCACTACCCAAGAGGTTGTTGATGCTGTGATTGCTAATCTCGACTGA